A DNA window from Seriola aureovittata isolate HTS-2021-v1 ecotype China chromosome 8, ASM2101889v1, whole genome shotgun sequence contains the following coding sequences:
- the aldob gene encoding fructose-bisphosphate aldolase B — MTHQFPSLSPEQKKELSDIAQRIVAPGKGILAADESTGTMGKRLQKINVENNEENRRCFRELLFSSDATMSNCVGGVIFFHETLYQKSDSGKLFPQVIKDKGIVVGIKVDKGTAGLNGTDGETTTQGLDGLSERCAQYKKDGCDFAKWRCVLKISDGCPSALAIAENANVLARYASICQQNGLVPIVEPEILPDGTHDLQRCQYITEKVLAAVYKALSDHHVYLEGTLLKPNMVTAGHSCTTKYTPQQVGMATVTALRRTVPAAVPGICFLSGGQSEEEASLNLNAINQVPLHRPWKLTFSYGRALQASALAAWQGKAANKAAAQQAFCNRAKINGLAAKGEYKPTGSADQASMQSLYTASYVY; from the exons ATGACTCATCAGTTCCCATCCCTCTCTCCGGAGCAGAAGAAGGAGCTCTCTGACATTGCTCAGAGGATCGTGGCTCCAGGAAAGGGAATCCTGGCTGCGGATGAGTCAACAG GCACCATGGGAAAGCGCCTGCAGAAAATCAACGTGGAGAACAACGAGGAGAACCGCCGCTGCTTCCGTGagctcctcttctcctctgacgCCACCATGTCCAACTGTGTGGGTGGGGTCATCTTCTTCCACGAGACGCTCTACCAGAAATCAGATAGCGGCAAGCTCTTCCCCCAGGTCATCAAGGATAAGGGCATTGTTGTCGGCATCAAG GTGGACAAAGGCACAGCTGGTCTGAACGGAACAGATGGAGAGACCACCACACAAG GTCTGGATGGCCTCTCGGAGCGGTGTGCCCAGTATAAGAAGGACGGATGTGACTTTGCCAAGTGGAGGTGTGTGCTGAAGATCTCAGATGGCTGCCCATCAGCTCTCGCCATTGCAGAGAACGCTAATGTCCTTGCCAGATATGCCAGTATCTGCCAacag AATGGCCTGGTGCCCATTGTGGAGCCAGAGATCCTGCCTGACGGAACCCACGACCTGCAGCGCTGCCAGTATATCACAGAGAAG GTTCTGGCTGCTGTGTACAAGGCTCTGTCTGATCACCATGTGTACCTGGAGGGCACTCTGCTGAAGCCCAACATGGTCACAGCTGGACACTCCTGCACCACAAAGTACACCCCTCAGCAGGTTGGCATGGCCACAGTGACTGCTCTGAGGCGCACTGTCCCCGCTGCTGTGCCAG gcatctgcttcctgtctggAGGCCAGAGTGAGGAGGAGGCCTCCCTCAATCTGAACGCCATCAACCAGGTGCCCCTCCATCGCCCCTGGAAGCTGACCTTCTCTTACGGCCGCGCACTCCAGGCCTCTGCTCTCGCAGCCTGGCAGGGCAAAGCTGCCAACAAGGCAGCTGCACAGCAGGCTTTCTGCAACAGAGCCAAG ATCAATGGCCTGGCTGCCAAAGGAGAGTACAAGCCCACCGGCTCAGCTGACCAGGCCTCTATGCAGTCTCTGTACACAGCCAGCTATGTCTATTAA
- the LOC130173812 gene encoding uncharacterized protein LOC130173812 isoform X2, translated as MEDTEPTSRETTTGQDGTQEADHAVLMSSKPLHRFIQRQPRNLGVVILIFGCAELLMGFQLASESMQTSCGIYIPFWQGALFLICGNLSIYTEIHPSKKMVTVCLAMYVISILGIVVSSCYRISCFATYLFMSSKAKYDKEQDWATNRVEQLFGVEGLLFTSSLCVSVLLIFLCAVARLALKSTRTQVIVQHIPAPPQSDATSN; from the exons ATGGAGGACACTGAGCCAACAAGTAGAGAGACAACAACAGGACAAGATGGGACTCAGGAGGCAGACCATGCTGTGCTGATGTCCAGCAAGCCTCTGCATCGCTTCATCCAGAGACAGCCCAGAAATCTTGGG GTTGTCATTCTGATCTTTGGCTGTGCAGAGCTCCTGATGGGATTCCAGCTGGCCAGTGAAAGCATGCAAACCTCTTGTGGAATCTACATCCCGTTCTGGCAGGGAGCTCTG tttctcaTCTGTGGAAACCTGTCTATCTACACTGAGATCCATCCATCCAAGAAGATG gtgactgtgtgtttggCCATGTATGTGATTTCAATCTTGGGAATCGTAGTCTCTAGTTGCTACAGGATAAGCTGCTTCGCCACTTATCTTTTTATGAGCAGCAAGGCCAAATACGACAAGGAGCAGGACTGGGCCACCAACAGAGTG GAACAGCTTTTTGGTGTTGAAGGCTTACTGTTCACTTCTTCTCTATGTGTGTCAGTGCTTCTCATCTTCTTGTGTGCCGTCGCTCGTTTAGCACTGAAATCCACACGAACTCAG GTTATTGTCCAGCACATCCCAGCACCACCACAGAGTGATGCAACATCGAACTAA
- the LOC130173812 gene encoding uncharacterized protein LOC130173812 isoform X1 → MEDTEPTSRETTTGQDGTQEADHAVLMSSKPLHRFIQRQPRNLGVVILIFGCAELLMGFQLASESMQTSCGIYIPFWQGALVHNILTFLICGNLSIYTEIHPSKKMVTVCLAMYVISILGIVVSSCYRISCFATYLFMSSKAKYDKEQDWATNRVEQLFGVEGLLFTSSLCVSVLLIFLCAVARLALKSTRTQVIVQHIPAPPQSDATSN, encoded by the exons ATGGAGGACACTGAGCCAACAAGTAGAGAGACAACAACAGGACAAGATGGGACTCAGGAGGCAGACCATGCTGTGCTGATGTCCAGCAAGCCTCTGCATCGCTTCATCCAGAGACAGCCCAGAAATCTTGGG GTTGTCATTCTGATCTTTGGCTGTGCAGAGCTCCTGATGGGATTCCAGCTGGCCAGTGAAAGCATGCAAACCTCTTGTGGAATCTACATCCCGTTCTGGCAGGGAGCTCTGGTACATAACATCTTGACG tttctcaTCTGTGGAAACCTGTCTATCTACACTGAGATCCATCCATCCAAGAAGATG gtgactgtgtgtttggCCATGTATGTGATTTCAATCTTGGGAATCGTAGTCTCTAGTTGCTACAGGATAAGCTGCTTCGCCACTTATCTTTTTATGAGCAGCAAGGCCAAATACGACAAGGAGCAGGACTGGGCCACCAACAGAGTG GAACAGCTTTTTGGTGTTGAAGGCTTACTGTTCACTTCTTCTCTATGTGTGTCAGTGCTTCTCATCTTCTTGTGTGCCGTCGCTCGTTTAGCACTGAAATCCACACGAACTCAG GTTATTGTCCAGCACATCCCAGCACCACCACAGAGTGATGCAACATCGAACTAA
- the tmco6 gene encoding transmembrane and coiled-coil domain-containing protein 6 gives MWRLNRVRHKAGRQGDSLEELRLKRREHEKALRQARRDRQLVSKRLLLNEDEEQPEASMDTTSGERDVISLFHKLQHSGPEREVHLKDLSKALRHPSAQLTFIKQENSMHLLVGLLTGSNAQCRLHAVRCLHELSHSPRTNVAPACLPATPYLLTYLSGQSTKFTELCLYTLGNLCPDSDVVKEKLLAQGIIPALANCIENQRHNLAVVEAVGFTLSQLLQAKDAAAEKLIPMVLSSSLPSHLLSVLTPDPKFGLAPAIECAWCLHYLACNIEGNRELLAHGALLQCSSLLVSLGGAVAEGNKEDGLELLVCPLLRCVGNLLSFCPVDRLNTQVGDVQLVVALCALLQTYLHTQPALARESAWVLNNLTAHSSAFCSALLTLNLVPGLIQLLSFSQGINTMILRVLANIAHKKKESCVQLAQLGLLSALCATLKMADQEMVTLSLEVLFMLVVSRPQVADEFVRHGGVSLLEAIQYNSEGEMRRRAAYLLEHHLLSYSSDCPVENIPCS, from the exons ATGTGGAGGCTAAACAGAGTTCGCCACAAAGCTGGTCGACAAGGCGACAGCCTGGAGGAGCTCAGGTTAAAGAGGCGAGAACACGAAAAAG CACTGAGACAGGCCcgcagagacagacagctggtgAGCAAGAGACTTCTGCTGAATGAAGATGAGGAGCAGCCAGAGGCCAGCATGGACACTACCTCGGGAGAGCGG GACGTGATTAGTTTGTTCCACAAACTTCAACACAGCGGACCTGAGAGGGAGGTTCACCTGAAAGACCTGAGTAAAGCTCTCCGTCACCCATCAGCACAGCTCACCTTCATCAA GCAGGAGAATAGTATGCATCTGCTGGTCGGTCTCCTCACTGGCTCTAACGCCCAGTGCCGTCTACATGCTGTTCGGTGTCTTCACGAGCTGTCTCACTCTCCTCGCACCAATGTGGCCccagcctgtctgcctgccacCCCTTACCTGCTCACCTACCTGTCTGGCCAGAGCACCAAGTTCACT gAGCTGTGCCTCTACACGTTGGGTAATTTATGCCCAGACAGTGATGTTGTAAAAGAGAAACTCCTGGCCCAGGGAATCATACCAGCTCTGGCCAACTGTATAGAG aaCCAGAGACATAATCTAGCAGTGGTGGAAGCGGTGGGGTTCACCctctctcagctgcttcaggccaaagatgctgctgcagagaaattAATCCC gaTGGTCCTGTCCTCCAGCTTACCTTCGCACTTGCTATCAGTCCTGACTCCTGACCCGAAGTTTGGCCTGGCACCTGCTATTGAGTGTGCTTGGTGCCTGCACTACCTGGCTTGCAA CATCGAGGGTAACAGAGAGCTGTTGGCTCATGGGGCCCTGTTGCAGTGCAGTTCTCTGTTAGTGTCACTAGGTGGTGCTGTCGCTGAAGGAAACAAAGAAGACGGACTTGAGCTG cTTGTCTGTCCTTTGCTGCGATGCGTGGGAAACCTCCTGTCCTTCTGCCCGGTGGACAGACTGAACACTCAAGTGGGTGATGTCCAACTTGTGGTTGCTCTGTGTGCACTTCTTCAGACCTACCTACACACCCAGCCAGCCTTGGCAAGGGAGAGTGCCTGGGTCCTCAACAACCTCACAG CTCACTCCAGTgctttctgctctgctctgctgactCTCAACCTGGTCCCTGGTCTGATCCAGCTTCTGTCATTCTCTCAAGGCATCAATACAATG ATCCTCAGGGTTCTAGCAAATATTGCCCACAAGAAAAAGGAGTCCTGTGTCCAGCTGGCCCAGCTTGGATTGCTGTCTGCACTCTGTGCAACACTTAAAATGGCAGACCAAGAAATGGTTACCCTGAGTCTGGAGGTCCTCTTCATGCTGGTAGTTAGCAGGCCACAG GTCGCAGATGAGTTTGTAAGGCATGGTGGAGTTTCACTGTTAGAAGCCATTCAGTACAACAGTGAAGGAGAGATGAGGCGAAGGGCAGCATACCTCTTGGAGCACCACCTACTTTCATACTCATCCGACTGCCCa GTGGAAAACATCCCATGTTCCTGA